Proteins co-encoded in one Thermomicrobiales bacterium genomic window:
- a CDS encoding FmdB family zinc ribbon protein: MPTYHYRCSDCGHSFDFFQKFADDPLTVCPECEGPIRRVPQPVGIVFKGSGWYVNDSRNAKNPTSTSKSDSSDKSSDSNGSAPKESSKEAAKEVKASAAAAES, encoded by the coding sequence ATGCCAACCTATCATTACCGCTGCTCGGATTGCGGTCACTCATTTGATTTCTTTCAGAAGTTCGCGGACGACCCACTGACGGTGTGTCCTGAATGTGAAGGACCGATTCGTCGCGTTCCGCAACCGGTAGGAATCGTGTTCAAGGGTTCGGGCTGGTACGTCAACGACAGCCGCAATGCCAAGAATCCGACGTCCACCAGCAAGTCCGACTCGTCGGACAAGTCGAGCGACAGCAACGGTTCAGCGCCGAAAGAATCGTCCAAGGAGGCCGCCAAGGAAGTCAAGGCGTCCGCGGCGGCTGCGGAGTCCTGA